In the genome of Carnobacterium viridans, one region contains:
- a CDS encoding putative polysaccharide biosynthesis protein, with amino-acid sequence MSDETRTKTNEINSQDKMVNGSAWMTGGSILSRILGVLYIIPWMGNKDVATAANALYGIGYTPYALFLNIATAGVPSAIAKQVSYYNALGEYQVSRDIYKKGLQIMAITGVVSAVVMYVIAPFIASNSPVATVEDSTQVIRSLSWALLIIPCMSVTRGFIQGHHTMAPSAISQVIEQVGRVIFMLMAVYIIRIVMNGEVVDAVSASTFGAFVGALFSTLYLLFVIWRKKPEMDRNLAISKKNSTVSTNAILKSIIKTAIPFIIIGSGITLYQLIDQLIDQFTFDPMIRAVTNMTTKQIIDHYAIVAVNANKLIMVVISIAGSMAITSVPVISELLAKNKLKDMRDQLSNNIQLFFFIMFPAVIGMVVVSKPLYTVFYGYSAFGTSILQWSSYMSLFLGLFVLFGSTLQAIKQTKSALTSLFIGLVVKLITQFPLLYLFQTHGMLLSNILGFGVTIYLMLLALNKIAPLAIKPLAKQLSLIVLVTLAMSLIVFVVQLSMYQLFDHKNRLGALFNVGISATIGGFFYLYMTLKIRLADRLLGNRIEGLRRKLKIK; translated from the coding sequence GTGTCAGATGAAACAAGAACCAAAACAAATGAAATAAATTCTCAAGATAAAATGGTTAATGGATCGGCTTGGATGACAGGCGGTAGTATACTATCGCGAATATTAGGTGTTCTTTATATTATTCCTTGGATGGGGAATAAAGATGTAGCAACTGCTGCTAATGCATTATATGGAATAGGCTATACTCCTTATGCATTATTTTTAAATATCGCAACAGCTGGTGTCCCTTCAGCTATTGCTAAGCAAGTGTCTTACTACAACGCTCTAGGTGAATATCAAGTCAGTCGAGATATTTATAAAAAAGGGCTACAAATCATGGCTATTACAGGTGTTGTGTCAGCGGTAGTCATGTATGTCATTGCCCCATTTATCGCCTCTAACAGTCCTGTAGCAACTGTAGAAGACAGTACACAAGTTATTCGCTCATTAAGTTGGGCCTTATTAATTATTCCTTGTATGAGTGTCACACGTGGGTTTATTCAAGGACATCATACGATGGCTCCCTCAGCTATTTCTCAAGTTATTGAACAAGTCGGACGTGTTATTTTTATGTTAATGGCCGTTTATATTATTCGAATAGTTATGAATGGAGAAGTCGTTGACGCTGTTTCAGCGTCAACTTTTGGTGCTTTTGTTGGGGCACTATTTAGTACTTTATATTTACTCTTTGTGATTTGGAGAAAAAAACCTGAAATGGATAGGAACCTTGCAATAAGCAAAAAGAACAGTACTGTTTCAACTAACGCTATTTTAAAATCCATTATTAAAACAGCCATTCCTTTTATTATCATAGGATCAGGAATTACACTCTATCAATTAATTGATCAATTAATTGATCAATTCACGTTCGATCCTATGATTAGAGCCGTTACGAACATGACAACTAAACAGATTATTGATCATTATGCAATTGTAGCTGTTAATGCGAATAAACTAATTATGGTTGTGATATCGATAGCGGGTTCAATGGCCATTACTTCCGTTCCCGTTATTTCAGAATTACTAGCCAAAAATAAACTAAAAGATATGAGAGATCAATTAAGCAATAATATTCAATTGTTTTTTTTCATTATGTTCCCTGCTGTTATTGGAATGGTTGTTGTTTCAAAGCCACTTTACACCGTATTTTACGGATATAGTGCGTTTGGAACGAGCATTTTACAGTGGTCTTCTTATATGAGTCTTTTTTTAGGTTTATTTGTTTTATTTGGCTCTACTTTACAAGCAATTAAACAAACAAAATCAGCACTAACATCTCTTTTTATAGGGTTAGTTGTTAAATTAATTACTCAATTTCCATTACTTTACCTCTTTCAAACTCACGGTATGTTACTTTCAAATATTCTTGGGTTTGGTGTAACCATCTATTTAATGCTTTTAGCTCTAAATAAAATAGCTCCTCTAGCTATTAAACCATTAGCGAAACAGCTTAGTTTGATTGTATTGGTTACTCTTGCAATGTCTTTGATTGTGTTTGTTGTTCAGTTAAGTATGTATCAACTATTTGACCATAAAAATCGTCTTGGAGCATTATTCAACGTAGGTATTTCAGCAACTATAGGTGGATTCTTTTATTTGTATATGACTTTAAAAATTCGTTTGGCAGATCGATTGCTAGGAAATCGAATAGAAGGACTTAGACGAAAACTAAAGATAAAGTAG
- a CDS encoding FAD-dependent oxidoreductase produces the protein MKIVVIGSVAAGTSVAAKARRNTEEAEIVVYDQGKDISYSVCGIPYHIGGEVEELSALTPRNAAWFKKRYNVSVFTEHKVTHVDQAKKQLEVTDLVSGEKKLENYDVLVFATGASPFTPPPFNQKEYDNVFQVRNIQDARDIGAYSAKQPKKALIIGAGFIGLEMTEQLIHKGLEVTIVQLEDQVMPPMDADMTFRVEEHMRAKGVNLILSDTVKTIEGETSVERVITTNGVTIEPDIVILSAGVRPNTELAKEMGVELGASRAIAVNNKMQTNLPDVYAVGDVAESFSVITGKPIYRPLGSTANKMGRIAGDVITGGDLEHRGVLGTGIFRIFDLHVGQTGLTEKEAKKEGYDVEILYNIKPDHAEYLGGKELTIKALADKETGRILGAQAIGQGGVDKRIDVIATAITFKAKAEDLFHLDLAYAPPFATTKDPVLYTGMALDNALKRNPLLTPAELIRRQNSGETLQIIDTRSKKDFDKSHVKGAIHVPLGELRSSNAELDKDVVTVTYCNKGVTGNASQNLLLNYGFKKVYNLSGGNKNYQSYLKMLKSKSK, from the coding sequence ATGAAAATTGTCGTTATTGGATCTGTAGCAGCTGGTACATCTGTAGCAGCTAAAGCTAGAAGAAATACTGAAGAAGCTGAAATTGTGGTATACGATCAAGGAAAAGATATTTCTTATTCTGTTTGTGGTATTCCTTATCACATTGGTGGGGAAGTGGAAGAATTAAGTGCCTTAACTCCTAGAAATGCAGCATGGTTTAAAAAGAGATACAATGTCTCTGTTTTCACCGAGCATAAAGTGACACACGTTGATCAAGCCAAGAAACAGTTAGAAGTGACGGATCTTGTTTCTGGAGAAAAGAAACTAGAAAATTACGATGTATTGGTTTTTGCTACAGGGGCTTCTCCATTCACTCCACCTCCATTTAATCAAAAAGAGTATGATAATGTGTTCCAAGTTCGCAATATTCAAGACGCACGAGACATTGGAGCCTATTCAGCTAAACAACCTAAAAAAGCATTGATTATTGGTGCTGGATTTATTGGTTTAGAAATGACAGAACAATTAATCCATAAAGGATTAGAAGTAACAATCGTTCAATTAGAAGATCAAGTCATGCCTCCTATGGACGCAGATATGACTTTCCGTGTAGAAGAGCATATGCGTGCAAAAGGCGTTAATTTAATCCTTAGCGACACGGTAAAAACGATTGAAGGAGAAACGTCAGTAGAGAGAGTTATCACGACAAACGGCGTTACAATTGAACCAGATATCGTTATCTTATCAGCAGGTGTACGTCCAAATACAGAATTAGCTAAAGAAATGGGCGTAGAACTGGGAGCTTCAAGAGCAATTGCGGTCAACAACAAAATGCAAACCAATCTTCCAGATGTTTATGCCGTTGGGGATGTGGCAGAAAGTTTCTCCGTTATTACAGGAAAACCCATCTATCGTCCATTAGGATCAACAGCTAATAAAATGGGACGGATTGCTGGAGACGTGATTACTGGTGGAGATTTAGAGCATAGAGGTGTCTTAGGAACAGGGATTTTCAGAATCTTTGATCTACACGTTGGTCAAACAGGATTAACTGAAAAAGAAGCAAAAAAAGAAGGTTATGATGTTGAAATTTTATATAATATCAAGCCAGACCATGCTGAATATTTAGGTGGGAAAGAATTAACGATCAAAGCATTAGCGGATAAAGAAACTGGTCGCATTTTAGGCGCACAAGCTATTGGTCAAGGTGGCGTAGATAAACGAATCGACGTAATCGCAACAGCCATCACCTTTAAAGCAAAAGCAGAAGATTTATTCCATTTAGATTTAGCCTATGCACCACCATTTGCGACAACAAAAGACCCTGTCCTTTACACCGGTATGGCGTTAGATAATGCGTTGAAACGTAACCCCTTGTTGACACCAGCTGAATTAATACGTCGCCAAAATAGTGGTGAAACATTACAAATTATCGATACACGTTCTAAAAAAGATTTTGATAAATCACATGTCAAAGGAGCCATTCATGTTCCTTTAGGAGAACTAAGATCAAGCAATGCAGAATTGGATAAAGATGTAGTAACAGTCACTTATTGTAATAAAGGTGTAACTGGAAATGCATCTCAAAATTTATTATTAAATTATGGATTTAAAAAAGTTTATAATTTATCTGGTGGGAATAAAAATTATCAAAGTTATCTTAAAATGTTAAAATCGAAATCAAAATAA
- the arsD gene encoding arsenite efflux transporter metallochaperone ArsD, which yields MTELALFEPAMCCSTGVCGPAVNEDLLQITSVMNALDTLEGFQAKRYNLSSDPQTFVENEQMSKLLQEKGADALPATLLNGVIVKFGGYPSIEEITAFTGVRFVPVESNDGGCCGSNSGCC from the coding sequence ATGACAGAATTAGCATTATTTGAACCAGCAATGTGCTGTAGCACAGGTGTATGTGGACCAGCTGTAAATGAAGACTTATTACAAATTACTTCAGTTATGAACGCTTTAGATACATTAGAGGGATTTCAAGCTAAAAGATACAATTTATCTAGTGATCCTCAAACATTTGTAGAAAACGAACAAATGAGTAAATTATTGCAAGAAAAGGGCGCTGATGCGTTGCCAGCAACACTATTAAATGGTGTGATAGTTAAATTTGGAGGATACCCTTCAATCGAAGAAATAACTGCTTTTACAGGAGTTAGATTTGTCCCAGTGGAATCAAATGACGGTGGCTGCTGTGGATCAAACTCAGGATGTTGTTAG
- a CDS encoding type II toxin-antitoxin system RelE/ParE family toxin: MKKYEIEFYEDKKGQSQIVNWIKELDSNPTKENKSTLKKLYYQMERLEYDGTFIGEPLVKQIEGKIWELRPVPNRVFFATLEDNELILLHQFRKKSQKTPKREIEQAKRELADWLERKKG; the protein is encoded by the coding sequence ATGAAAAAATATGAAATAGAGTTCTATGAAGATAAGAAAGGCCAAAGTCAAATAGTGAATTGGATCAAAGAACTGGATAGTAACCCGACTAAAGAAAATAAATCCACCTTAAAAAAGCTCTATTATCAAATGGAACGTCTGGAATATGACGGCACTTTTATAGGTGAGCCTCTTGTTAAACAGATTGAGGGTAAAATTTGGGAATTACGCCCAGTTCCTAATCGCGTATTTTTTGCAACCTTAGAAGATAATGAATTAATTTTATTACACCAGTTTAGAAAAAAATCCCAAAAGACACCCAAAAGAGAAATTGAACAAGCTAAACGTGAATTAGCTGATTGGTTAGAACGCAAGAAAGGATGA
- a CDS encoding helix-turn-helix domain-containing protein, with the protein MKTGIVVRYIRLSKKLKSKNVYTNILSRPAVSRFENGLSDTTTEKLFQILTNLNISLDEFYFIYNDYKVENDSDFFNNYSQAFYLNNLARLNELKVITEQKYRLTNQVKQLHYSVLCDLTASYISNLPINMENLKVLNTYLLECEEWTYYELVLFTNSLDFFPEELILLLYKRTKKKLEDFSQLKKYNNEVFSLLSNILVVFITKNDTEKCIYFYNELKKSVSETNNKMYEKTMLTFFKELIGIMKSRKLNSQNIEKIISLFTYLDMPLKKRERQ; encoded by the coding sequence ATGAAAACTGGTATAGTAGTTAGGTATATTCGGTTATCAAAAAAACTGAAATCAAAAAATGTATATACTAATATTTTAAGTCGACCAGCAGTTTCAAGGTTTGAGAACGGTTTGAGTGATACTACTACTGAGAAATTATTTCAAATTTTAACTAATCTAAATATTTCTTTGGATGAATTTTATTTTATCTATAATGATTACAAAGTAGAGAATGACTCTGATTTTTTCAATAACTATTCTCAGGCTTTTTATTTAAACAATTTAGCAAGATTAAATGAGTTGAAAGTAATTACTGAACAAAAGTACAGACTTACTAATCAAGTAAAACAATTACATTACTCAGTATTATGTGATTTAACTGCTAGTTATATTTCAAATCTTCCAATAAATATGGAGAATTTAAAAGTCTTAAACACATACCTTCTTGAATGTGAAGAATGGACCTATTATGAATTAGTTTTATTTACTAACTCATTAGATTTTTTTCCTGAAGAATTAATATTATTACTATATAAAAGAACAAAAAAAAAATTAGAAGACTTTAGCCAACTAAAGAAATATAATAATGAAGTTTTTTCCTTACTATCCAATATTTTAGTTGTTTTTATAACAAAAAATGATACTGAAAAATGCATTTATTTCTATAATGAACTAAAAAAAAGTGTGTCTGAAACCAATAATAAAATGTATGAAAAAACAATGTTAACGTTTTTTAAAGAATTAATAGGTATCATGAAATCAAGAAAACTAAACAGTCAAAATATAGAAAAAATTATATCTTTATTTACATATTTAGATATGCCATTAAAAAAAAGGGAGCGTCAATAA
- a CDS encoding ArsR/SmtB family transcription factor — translation MTYEEYAKVAKALSEPKRVKILDMLSCGEMCACDILEHFDFTQPTLSHHIKILVEAGLVTAEKRGTWQHYSINEQVAQQYIQGSIHLLTHSSECICETEGIQKEAKSLSSFVSR, via the coding sequence ATGACTTACGAAGAATATGCGAAGGTTGCCAAAGCACTTTCGGAGCCAAAACGCGTAAAAATATTGGATATGTTGTCGTGCGGAGAAATGTGTGCGTGTGATATTTTAGAACATTTTGATTTTACTCAACCTACTTTGTCTCACCATATTAAGATATTAGTAGAAGCTGGCTTAGTTACAGCCGAAAAAAGAGGGACTTGGCAACATTACTCAATTAACGAGCAAGTAGCCCAGCAATACATTCAAGGATCCATTCATTTATTAACACATTCATCTGAATGTATTTGTGAGACTGAAGGCATTCAAAAAGAAGCAAAAAGTTTATCTTCTTTTGTTTCTCGTTAA
- the arsA gene encoding arsenical pump-driving ATPase, protein MKNYQPEQLNLTKYLFFTGKGGVGKTSTACATAVSLADSGKNVMLVSTDPASNLQDVFEKELTNNGLEIPEVKGLTVANFDPITAARDYMESVVGPYRGVLPESAVANMEEQLLGSCTVEIASFNEFAGFLTNPEVEAQYDHIIFDTAPTGHTLRMLQLPSAWSNFLDENTTGVSCMGQLSGLGDKQEMYKHAVNTLSEGTKTTLMLVTRPQNGPLVEANRASEELKEIGVLNQQLIINGLLERPTDNISQKIYDEQQLTLKNMPENLKQFSKFIVPLRSYSVTGVENLRLLLTSDQTNAVVEAPEVMDYPKLQHIVDELDRTNKKVVFTMGKGGVGKTTIAATLATGLAAKGKKVHLATTDPAAHLGFVIKESDSIKMSHIDEKKELQDYKEEVLATARKTMSSEELDYVEEDLRSPCTQEIAVFRRFAEIVATVDCDVVVIDTAPTGHTLLLLDSSQSYAKEVERTSGEVPESVRRLLPVLQDPEQTEVVMVTLPENTPVYESMRLQEDLNRAKIAHTWWVINNSMLTSGTTNDVLRARAQSEVTWINKVAELSNDHFAVVEWHSTEVKGKSISQF, encoded by the coding sequence ATGAAAAATTATCAACCAGAACAATTAAACCTTACAAAATATCTTTTCTTTACTGGTAAAGGCGGAGTAGGAAAAACATCTACAGCTTGTGCTACCGCAGTTTCTTTAGCGGATAGTGGAAAGAACGTTATGTTAGTGAGTACGGATCCCGCGAGTAATTTACAAGATGTTTTTGAGAAAGAATTAACGAACAACGGCTTAGAAATTCCAGAAGTTAAGGGATTAACAGTAGCGAACTTTGATCCAATTACTGCTGCACGTGACTATATGGAAAGTGTTGTTGGTCCGTATAGAGGAGTTTTACCTGAATCAGCTGTAGCCAACATGGAAGAACAATTATTAGGTTCTTGTACCGTTGAAATTGCGTCATTTAATGAATTTGCTGGATTTTTAACGAATCCAGAAGTTGAAGCTCAATATGATCACATTATTTTTGATACTGCCCCTACGGGGCATACATTAAGAATGTTGCAACTGCCTTCTGCTTGGAGTAACTTTTTGGATGAAAACACTACTGGTGTTTCATGTATGGGTCAGCTCTCTGGACTTGGAGATAAGCAAGAAATGTATAAACACGCAGTAAACACATTATCAGAAGGTACAAAAACAACCTTAATGTTAGTGACACGTCCACAAAACGGACCACTGGTAGAAGCGAATAGAGCTTCTGAAGAATTAAAAGAAATCGGTGTGTTAAATCAACAATTAATTATCAATGGTTTATTAGAAAGACCGACAGATAACATTTCTCAAAAGATTTATGATGAACAACAATTAACGTTAAAAAATATGCCTGAAAATTTGAAACAATTTTCAAAATTTATCGTTCCATTACGCTCATATAGCGTAACAGGTGTTGAAAACTTACGATTACTTTTAACATCAGATCAAACAAATGCCGTTGTAGAAGCTCCAGAAGTAATGGATTACCCTAAATTACAACACATTGTAGATGAATTAGATCGTACAAATAAAAAAGTTGTTTTCACTATGGGTAAAGGTGGCGTTGGTAAAACTACGATTGCTGCTACACTAGCAACGGGATTGGCAGCCAAAGGAAAAAAAGTTCATTTAGCAACAACAGATCCTGCTGCTCATTTGGGATTTGTAATAAAAGAATCGGATTCAATTAAAATGAGCCATATCGACGAGAAAAAAGAATTACAGGATTATAAGGAAGAAGTGTTAGCTACAGCCCGTAAAACAATGTCTTCTGAGGAATTGGATTATGTTGAAGAAGATTTACGCTCGCCTTGTACTCAAGAAATTGCCGTTTTCAGACGATTTGCAGAGATTGTCGCTACAGTTGATTGCGATGTAGTCGTCATTGATACCGCCCCAACTGGACACACTTTATTGTTATTAGATTCCTCTCAAAGCTATGCTAAAGAAGTGGAACGAACTTCTGGTGAAGTTCCTGAGTCCGTTCGTAGACTGTTGCCAGTCTTACAAGATCCAGAACAAACCGAAGTTGTCATGGTTACTTTACCTGAAAATACACCAGTATATGAATCTATGCGCCTACAAGAAGATTTAAATCGTGCTAAAATCGCTCATACTTGGTGGGTCATAAACAATAGTATGCTAACAAGTGGTACAACGAATGACGTATTAAGAGCTCGTGCTCAAAGCGAGGTTACTTGGATCAATAAAGTAGCAGAACTATCCAATGATCATTTTGCGGTAGTCGAGTGGCATTCTACTGAAGTGAAAGGGAAATCCATATCGCAATTTTAG
- a CDS encoding GNAT family N-acetyltransferase produces the protein MKHKGTQSLESHRLILRKFKLEDTDMMYQNWSRDEQVTKFLTWPTHKNVQETHSLLEYWISEYIEPETYRWCISLKDNKEPIGSISVVSFNPKVDSLEIGYCIGRDYWNQGFTTEAVQTVVDFLFSQVSINRIEAHVDPRNIGSGSVLVKSSFRYTGLRRQVAVNNMGICDVITYEILKEDYIN, from the coding sequence ATGAAACATAAAGGAACGCAGTCATTAGAATCACATCGTTTGATTTTAAGGAAATTTAAGTTGGAAGATACAGATATGATGTATCAAAACTGGTCAAGAGATGAACAGGTAACAAAATTTTTAACTTGGCCTACTCATAAAAATGTTCAAGAAACCCATTCTCTATTAGAATATTGGATTTCAGAATACATAGAACCAGAAACATACAGATGGTGCATTTCTTTAAAAGATAATAAGGAGCCAATTGGCAGTATTAGCGTCGTTTCATTCAACCCTAAAGTAGATTCTTTAGAAATTGGTTACTGTATTGGTCGAGACTACTGGAACCAAGGTTTTACAACCGAAGCAGTTCAAACAGTAGTGGATTTCTTGTTTTCACAAGTTTCTATTAATCGTATTGAAGCGCATGTCGATCCACGAAATATAGGATCTGGATCAGTATTAGTAAAGTCTAGTTTTAGATACACTGGTTTAAGAAGACAAGTAGCAGTTAATAATATGGGTATATGTGATGTCATTACATATGAAATCTTAAAAGAAGATTATATAAATTAA
- a CDS encoding helix-turn-helix transcriptional regulator: protein MKWTDVKKDISSISQEDKNLIELTALLASLRREKNMTQKELAEKVHVSQAQIARVENFSYAPSLKTITKIADGLNLELTFIDKTTKKLVKN from the coding sequence ATGAAATGGACAGATGTAAAGAAAGACATTAGCAGCATTTCTCAAGAAGATAAAAATCTGATTGAGTTGACTGCTTTATTAGCCAGTCTCCGTAGAGAAAAGAATATGACTCAAAAAGAATTAGCTGAAAAAGTACATGTTTCTCAGGCTCAAATAGCTCGTGTAGAAAACTTTTCTTATGCTCCTTCTCTAAAGACCATTACAAAAATTGCAGACGGTTTAAACTTAGAGCTGACATTTATAGACAAAACGACTAAAAAACTGGTAAAAAATTAA
- a CDS encoding CadD family cadmium resistance transporter has product MLQSIFSAIAVYISTSIDYLFILLIIFSQSHTQKGIRHIFWGQYLGTGILVAVSLFAAYVLNFIPQDWIIGFLGLIPIYLGIRVAVIGEEEEEEEEVVEKLESRGTSRLFWTVALITIASGGDNLGIYIPYFTSLAVSEIVITLIVFAISVAVLCCVSYKLAKISFVSETLEKYERIIVPIVFIGLGIYILIENGTIQTVLSLFN; this is encoded by the coding sequence TTGTTACAAAGTATTTTTTCAGCTATCGCTGTTTATATTTCTACCAGCATTGATTATTTGTTTATCTTGCTAATTATCTTTTCTCAAAGTCACACACAAAAAGGTATTCGTCACATTTTTTGGGGTCAATATCTTGGAACAGGCATTTTGGTAGCCGTAAGTTTGTTTGCTGCTTATGTGCTAAATTTTATTCCGCAAGATTGGATCATTGGATTTCTTGGATTAATTCCAATTTATTTAGGTATCCGTGTCGCTGTGATAGGCGAAGAGGAGGAAGAAGAAGAGGAAGTCGTTGAAAAGTTAGAATCTAGAGGAACCAGTCGGTTATTTTGGACTGTCGCCTTAATAACCATTGCGTCAGGTGGCGATAATTTAGGGATTTATATTCCCTACTTTACTTCGCTAGCTGTTTCCGAAATTGTTATTACTTTAATCGTATTTGCTATCTCTGTTGCGGTTCTTTGCTGTGTCAGTTATAAATTAGCCAAAATTTCCTTTGTTTCCGAAACGTTAGAAAAATATGAACGAATCATTGTTCCTATCGTGTTTATTGGTTTAGGAATTTATATATTGATCGAAAATGGTACGATTCAAACTGTATTGAGTTTATTTAATTAA
- the arsD gene encoding arsenite efflux transporter metallochaperone ArsD, protein MDKITLYEPPMCCSTGVCGPSVDGNLIRITSLFQQIRKIKGKQFIRYNLSANPDSFVRNQTVTQLIQEKGIDCLPITVLNDETVVKINDYPTNKELSKWLNLCLEEAEVSL, encoded by the coding sequence GTGGATAAAATAACTCTTTATGAACCTCCAATGTGCTGTAGCACAGGCGTTTGTGGACCTTCTGTAGATGGAAATCTGATCCGTATAACAAGTCTCTTTCAACAAATACGGAAGATAAAAGGGAAACAATTCATTCGATATAATTTAAGTGCCAATCCGGACTCATTCGTTCGAAATCAAACGGTAACGCAGTTAATCCAAGAAAAAGGGATTGACTGTTTGCCTATAACGGTATTGAATGATGAAACAGTTGTTAAAATTAACGACTATCCAACTAATAAAGAACTATCTAAGTGGCTGAATCTATGCTTGGAAGAAGCAGAAGTCTCACTGTAA
- the arsB gene encoding ACR3 family arsenite efflux transporter translates to MKESALKEKVSNKENGIGLWERYLSLWVALSMIVGVLIGQFVPVIPDFLSQFEYYNVSIPTAILIWLMIFPMMLKIDFSSIVNATKKPKGLILTTVVNWLIKPFTMYGISAFFFLVVFRPFLSPELANEYIAGAILLGAAPCTAMVFVWSELTKGDPAYTLLQVSINDIIVLFLYAPIVALLLGIGNVSVPINTLLLSIFVFIVIPLVLGIVVRKKVVKQKGDDYFEKDFVNKFDGTTRIGLLLTLVIIFSFQGERILSNPFHILLIAIPLIVQNIVIFILGYGGAKACKLPFSIVAPAAMVGTSNFFELAVAVSIALFGLNSGATLATVVGVLVEVPVMLLLVKFSNKTKHWFDGYEY, encoded by the coding sequence ATGAAAGAATCAGCTTTAAAAGAAAAAGTATCGAATAAAGAAAATGGAATTGGACTTTGGGAACGTTATTTAAGTTTATGGGTTGCTTTATCAATGATTGTAGGTGTATTAATAGGGCAATTTGTTCCTGTAATTCCTGATTTTTTAAGTCAATTTGAGTATTATAATGTATCAATTCCAACAGCTATTTTAATTTGGTTAATGATTTTCCCAATGATGTTAAAAATTGATTTTAGCAGTATTGTAAATGCAACAAAAAAACCCAAAGGATTAATCTTAACTACCGTAGTAAACTGGTTAATTAAACCATTTACCATGTATGGAATTTCTGCCTTTTTCTTTTTGGTAGTATTCAGACCGTTTTTAAGTCCAGAACTAGCCAATGAATACATAGCTGGTGCGATTCTTTTAGGGGCAGCTCCTTGTACGGCTATGGTATTTGTCTGGAGTGAACTAACAAAAGGTGATCCAGCATACACTTTATTGCAAGTGTCTATCAATGATATTATTGTTCTCTTTTTATATGCTCCAATTGTGGCACTTTTACTGGGTATAGGTAACGTATCTGTCCCTATCAATACACTTTTACTCTCCATTTTTGTCTTTATTGTTATTCCTTTAGTTTTAGGAATTGTTGTCAGAAAAAAAGTCGTTAAGCAAAAAGGTGACGATTATTTTGAAAAAGATTTTGTGAATAAATTTGATGGCACAACTCGAATTGGTTTACTACTAACTTTAGTTATTATCTTTTCATTCCAAGGTGAACGAATTCTAAGTAATCCATTCCATATTTTATTAATTGCTATTCCACTAATTGTTCAAAATATTGTCATATTCATTCTTGGTTATGGTGGAGCTAAAGCGTGTAAACTACCATTCTCAATAGTAGCACCCGCAGCCATGGTCGGAACAAGTAACTTTTTTGAACTTGCTGTAGCTGTCTCAATTGCGTTGTTTGGATTAAATTCTGGTGCAACTTTAGCAACCGTTGTGGGAGTATTAGTAGAGGTTCCTGTTATGCTTTTATTAGTTAAATTTTCAAATAAAACAAAACATTGGTTCGACGGATATGAATATTAA